Proteins from a single region of Streptomyces glaucescens:
- a CDS encoding urease subunit alpha — protein MPELSRAAYADLFGPTTGDRIRLADTDLLVEIEEDRCGGPGLAGDEAVFGGGKVIRESMGQSRATRADGTPDTVVTGAVIVDHWGVVKADIGIRDGRITGIGKAGNPDTMDGVHPELVLGPETEVIAGNGRIVTAGAIDAHVHFICPQVADEALASGITTLVGGGTGPAEGSKATTVTPGPWHLARMLEAMEHYPLNIGLLGKGNTVSHEAMLSQIRGGALGLKLHEDWGSTPAVIDAALTVAGRTGVQVAIHTDTLNEAGFVGDTLAAIAGRGIHAYHTEGAGGGHAPDIMTVVSEPHVLPSSTNPTRPFTVNTAEEHLDMLMVCHHLNPAVPEDLAFAESRIRPSTIGAEDVLHDLGAISIISSDSQAMGRVGEVVLRTWQTAHVMKRRRGALPGDGRADNHRVRRYVAKYTINPALAQGLAHEIGSVERGKLADLVLWEPAFFGVKPLLVLKGGQIAYAQMGDANASIPTPQPVLPRPMYGAIGRAPAANSVNFVAPLALDDGLAERLALGKRFVAIESTRGVTKADMRENAARPDVRIDPDSFAVRIDGELVEAVPAAELPMAQRYFLF, from the coding sequence ATGCCTGAACTCTCCCGCGCCGCGTACGCCGATCTGTTCGGCCCGACCACCGGCGACCGGATCCGGCTCGCCGACACCGATCTGCTCGTGGAGATCGAGGAGGACCGCTGCGGCGGTCCCGGACTCGCCGGCGACGAGGCCGTGTTCGGCGGCGGCAAGGTCATCCGCGAGTCCATGGGCCAGTCCCGGGCCACCCGGGCCGACGGCACCCCCGACACGGTCGTCACGGGCGCCGTGATCGTCGACCACTGGGGCGTCGTCAAAGCCGACATCGGCATCCGGGACGGCCGGATCACCGGCATCGGCAAGGCGGGCAACCCCGACACCATGGACGGCGTCCACCCCGAGCTGGTGCTCGGCCCGGAGACCGAGGTCATCGCGGGCAACGGACGGATCGTCACCGCCGGAGCCATCGACGCGCACGTCCACTTCATCTGCCCGCAGGTCGCCGACGAGGCACTGGCGTCGGGCATCACCACGCTCGTCGGCGGCGGCACCGGCCCCGCCGAGGGCTCCAAGGCCACCACGGTCACCCCCGGCCCCTGGCACCTGGCCCGGATGCTGGAGGCGATGGAGCACTACCCGCTCAACATCGGTCTCCTCGGCAAGGGCAACACCGTCTCCCACGAGGCGATGCTGTCCCAGATCCGCGGCGGCGCGCTCGGGCTGAAGCTGCACGAGGACTGGGGCTCCACCCCCGCCGTCATCGACGCCGCGCTCACCGTCGCCGGCCGGACCGGCGTCCAGGTCGCCATCCACACGGACACCCTCAACGAGGCGGGGTTCGTCGGGGACACCCTCGCCGCGATCGCGGGGCGCGGCATCCACGCGTACCACACCGAGGGCGCGGGCGGCGGGCACGCGCCGGACATCATGACCGTGGTCTCCGAGCCGCACGTGCTGCCCAGTTCGACCAATCCGACCCGCCCGTTCACCGTCAACACCGCCGAGGAACACCTCGACATGCTGATGGTGTGCCACCACCTGAACCCGGCCGTCCCCGAGGACCTCGCGTTCGCCGAGTCCCGCATCCGGCCCTCGACGATCGGCGCCGAGGACGTCCTGCACGACCTGGGCGCCATCTCGATCATCTCCTCCGACTCGCAGGCCATGGGCCGCGTCGGCGAGGTCGTGCTGCGCACCTGGCAGACCGCGCACGTGATGAAGCGGCGGCGCGGCGCCCTGCCCGGCGACGGGCGCGCGGACAACCACCGGGTGCGGCGGTACGTCGCCAAGTACACGATCAACCCGGCGCTCGCCCAGGGACTCGCCCACGAGATCGGCTCCGTCGAGCGCGGCAAGCTCGCCGACCTGGTGCTGTGGGAACCGGCCTTCTTCGGCGTCAAGCCGCTCCTCGTCCTCAAAGGCGGGCAGATCGCCTACGCGCAGATGGGTGACGCCAACGCCTCCATCCCCACCCCGCAGCCGGTCCTGCCCCGGCCCATGTACGGCGCGATCGGCCGGGCGCCCGCCGCCAACTCGGTCAACTTCGTGGCGCCGCTCGCCCTGGACGACGGGCTGGCTGAGCGGCTGGCGCTCGGCAAGCGGTTCGTGGCCATCGAGTCGACGCGCGGGGTGACCAAGGCGGACATGCGCGAGAACGCCGCCCGGCCCGACGTCCGGATCGACCCCGACAGCTTCGCCGTACGCATCGACGGGGAGCTGGTCGAGGCGGTACCGGCCGCGGAACTGCCCATGGCCCAGCGCTACTTCCTCTTCTGA
- a CDS encoding urease accessory protein UreF, which produces MTRAALLVLADGRFPAGGHAHSGGAEAAVRAGRITAAAGLEDFCRGRLHTAGLVSAALAAAAALGVDAAGLDAAADARTPSPALRTAARRLGRQLTRAARAAWPSAELDALAGAFPKGAHQPVVLGLAARAAGLGPADAAYCAAYESVSGPATATVRLLSLDPFDATGVLARLAPELDRVAEQAVTAARAAAVEGVDALPACSGPLLEIAAEQHAARPVRLFAS; this is translated from the coding sequence ATGACGCGCGCAGCCCTGCTCGTCCTCGCCGACGGCCGGTTCCCCGCCGGAGGCCACGCGCACTCCGGCGGGGCCGAGGCGGCGGTGCGGGCCGGACGGATCACCGCAGCGGCCGGCCTGGAGGACTTCTGCCGGGGCCGGCTCCACACGGCGGGGCTGGTCTCGGCCGCCCTCGCCGCGGCCGCTGCACTCGGTGTGGACGCCGCCGGACTCGACGCCGCCGCGGACGCGCGCACGCCGTCGCCCGCGCTGCGCACCGCCGCGCGCAGGCTGGGGCGGCAGCTGACGCGTGCCGCGCGGGCGGCCTGGCCGTCCGCCGAACTCGACGCCCTGGCCGGTGCCTTCCCCAAGGGGGCGCATCAGCCGGTGGTGCTCGGGCTCGCCGCGCGGGCCGCGGGGCTCGGCCCGGCGGACGCCGCGTACTGCGCCGCGTACGAGAGCGTCAGCGGGCCCGCGACGGCGACGGTGCGCCTGCTGAGTCTCGATCCGTTCGACGCGACCGGGGTGCTCGCGCGGCTGGCGCCGGAGCTGGACCGTGTCGCGGAGCAAGCCGTCACGGCGGCGCGGGCGGCCGCCGTCGAGGGCGTCGACGCCCTGCCCGCGTGCTCCGGCCCGTTGCTGGAGATCGCGGCCGAGCAGCACGCGGCCCGGCCCGTCAGGCTGTTCGCGTCGTAG
- a CDS encoding urease subunit gamma, producing MQLTPHEQERLLIHVAADVAGKRRARGLRLNHPEAVALITSHILEGARDGRTVAELMSSGRAVLTRDDVMEGVPEMIHDVQVEATFPDGTKLVTVHEPIV from the coding sequence GTGCAACTGACCCCGCACGAGCAGGAGAGGCTGCTGATCCACGTGGCGGCCGACGTCGCCGGGAAGCGCCGGGCCCGCGGGCTGAGGCTGAACCATCCCGAAGCGGTCGCCCTCATCACCTCGCACATCCTCGAAGGCGCGCGGGACGGCCGCACCGTCGCCGAACTCATGTCCTCCGGACGCGCGGTGCTCACCCGGGACGACGTCATGGAGGGCGTCCCCGAGATGATCCACGACGTCCAGGTCGAGGCCACCTTCCCGGACGGCACCAAGCTCGTCACCGTCCACGAGCCGATCGTCTGA
- a CDS encoding urease subunit beta — MIPGEILFAEDPIVVNAGREVTRLTVLNAADRPVQVGSHYHFAEANPGLRFDRAAARGKRLHVAAGTAVRFEPGIPVDVELVPIAGARIVPGLRGRTGGALDA, encoded by the coding sequence ATGATTCCCGGAGAGATCCTGTTCGCCGAGGACCCGATCGTCGTCAACGCGGGCCGCGAGGTCACCCGGCTGACCGTCCTCAACGCCGCCGACCGGCCGGTCCAGGTCGGCTCCCACTACCACTTCGCCGAGGCCAACCCCGGCCTGCGCTTCGACCGGGCCGCCGCGCGCGGCAAGCGGCTCCACGTCGCCGCCGGCACCGCCGTACGGTTCGAGCCCGGCATCCCCGTCGACGTCGAACTCGTCCCGATCGCCGGCGCCCGGATCGTGCCCGGACTGCGCGGCCGGACCGGAGGCGCCCTCGATGCCTGA
- the ureG gene encoding urease accessory protein UreG — MHLDHSHDGPAALGADAHRPDGSRRALRIGLGGPVGSGKTATVAALCRALRDELSLAVVTNDIYTREDAEFLLREAVLPPERITAVETGACPHTAIRDDISANLEAVEDLEDEVGPLDLILVESGGDNLTATFSRGLVDAQIFVIDVAGGDDIPRKGGPGVTTADLLVVNKTDLAPYVGSDLARMAADAKAQRGDRPVVLQSLRGATGVADVAGWVRARLAAWTA; from the coding sequence ATGCATCTCGATCACTCCCACGACGGTCCCGCCGCGCTCGGCGCCGACGCCCACCGGCCCGACGGGTCACGGCGCGCCCTGCGGATCGGGCTCGGCGGGCCCGTCGGGTCCGGCAAGACCGCCACCGTCGCCGCCCTGTGCCGGGCGCTGCGCGACGAACTGTCGCTGGCCGTCGTCACCAACGACATCTACACCCGCGAGGACGCCGAGTTCCTGCTCCGGGAGGCCGTACTGCCGCCGGAGCGGATCACCGCCGTCGAGACCGGCGCCTGCCCGCACACCGCGATCCGGGACGACATCTCCGCCAACCTGGAGGCCGTCGAGGACCTGGAGGACGAGGTGGGGCCGCTGGACCTGATCCTCGTGGAGTCCGGTGGCGACAACCTCACCGCGACCTTCTCCAGGGGGCTCGTGGACGCGCAGATCTTCGTCATCGACGTGGCGGGCGGTGACGACATCCCGCGCAAGGGCGGGCCCGGGGTCACCACCGCGGACCTGCTGGTCGTCAACAAGACCGACCTCGCCCCGTACGTCGGCTCCGACCTCGCCCGGATGGCGGCGGACGCCAAGGCGCAGCGGGGCGACCGGCCGGTCGTCCTCCAGTCGCTGCGCGGCGCGACCGGCGTCGCCGACGTCGCCGGCTGGGTGCGGGCGCGGCTCGCCGCGTGGACGGCGTGA
- a CDS encoding membrane protein: MSAPRTPAAAHRLIAVVALVPLMAALALWAFAWPAARTAPRDLPLGVAGPAAAAAQAEQRLTRHEGAFEIHRYPDEAAARDAIADREVYGAVVVTGHGPRLLTASAASPAVAQLLRQAVAGPAADGGGHVPVADVVAAPADDPRGAAFAAGALPLTLAGLAAGAAVTLLGLRGLPAVAALGGASAAVGVVAAAITHSWLGVLTGHWWAEAGVFGLVSLAVASAVAGLAALLGTAGMGLTAAVMMLLGNPFSGASSAPEMLPAPAGALGQWLPPGAGVSLLRSVAYFDGAAATGPALILTWWAVLGLGAVLLGAALRPGPQAPAGRAAEREPALAR; this comes from the coding sequence ATGTCCGCTCCCCGCACCCCGGCCGCGGCACACCGGCTGATCGCGGTCGTCGCCCTCGTCCCGCTGATGGCCGCGCTGGCCCTGTGGGCCTTCGCCTGGCCCGCCGCCCGCACCGCCCCGCGCGACCTGCCGCTCGGCGTCGCCGGCCCCGCCGCCGCGGCCGCGCAGGCCGAACAGCGGCTGACCCGGCACGAGGGCGCCTTCGAGATCCACCGCTACCCCGACGAGGCCGCCGCCCGCGACGCGATAGCGGACCGGGAGGTGTACGGCGCGGTCGTCGTCACCGGGCACGGCCCCCGGCTGCTCACCGCCTCCGCCGCGAGCCCGGCGGTCGCGCAGCTGCTGCGGCAGGCGGTGGCCGGGCCCGCCGCCGACGGCGGCGGGCACGTCCCGGTGGCCGACGTCGTGGCCGCCCCGGCGGACGATCCGCGCGGCGCGGCCTTCGCCGCCGGCGCGCTGCCCCTCACGCTGGCCGGACTGGCGGCCGGCGCCGCGGTCACCCTGCTGGGGCTGCGCGGGCTGCCCGCCGTGGCGGCGCTCGGCGGCGCCTCCGCCGCGGTCGGCGTGGTCGCCGCCGCGATCACGCACAGCTGGCTGGGCGTGCTGACCGGCCACTGGTGGGCCGAGGCCGGGGTGTTCGGGCTGGTCTCGCTGGCCGTGGCGAGCGCCGTCGCGGGGCTCGCCGCCCTCCTGGGCACCGCCGGGATGGGCCTCACGGCCGCCGTGATGATGCTGCTCGGCAACCCGTTCTCCGGCGCCTCCTCCGCACCGGAGATGCTGCCGGCGCCCGCCGGGGCGCTCGGCCAGTGGCTGCCGCCGGGCGCCGGGGTGTCCCTGTTGCGCTCGGTGGCGTACTTCGACGGCGCGGCGGCGACCGGCCCGGCCCTCATCCTGACCTGGTGGGCGGTACTGGGACTCGGGGCGGTGCTGCTCGGCGCGGCCCTGAGGCCCGGCCCGCAGGCGCCGGCCGGACGGGCGGCCGAGCGCGAGCCCGCACTCGCCCGCTGA
- a CDS encoding TetR/AcrR family transcriptional regulator: protein MARVSQEHLDARRRQILDGAALCFARNGFHATSMQDVLKEVDLSAGAVYRYFSGKEELIGAIVAEVMGEVRAAFEEAARQSPPPPPDVLVATVLGRTLEARGFLGADGQPAFPRLVVQVWTETARNEELAAVLREGYDAVRAAWTAVVRAYQRDGAMRDDLPADDVARTMIAAAQGFIVQQSLFGPVPVEVLRNGLRALMSMGRTSKGS from the coding sequence ATGGCCCGCGTATCCCAGGAACACCTCGACGCCCGCCGCCGGCAGATCCTCGACGGCGCCGCGCTCTGCTTCGCCCGCAACGGCTTCCACGCCACCTCCATGCAGGACGTGCTCAAGGAGGTCGACCTCTCCGCGGGCGCCGTCTACCGGTACTTCAGCGGCAAGGAGGAGCTGATCGGCGCGATCGTCGCCGAGGTCATGGGGGAGGTGCGGGCCGCGTTCGAGGAGGCCGCCCGGCAGAGCCCGCCGCCGCCCCCCGACGTCCTGGTCGCCACCGTCCTCGGAAGGACGCTGGAGGCCCGCGGGTTCCTCGGCGCCGACGGGCAGCCGGCCTTCCCGCGGCTCGTCGTCCAGGTGTGGACGGAGACCGCGCGCAACGAGGAACTGGCCGCCGTGCTCCGCGAGGGCTACGACGCGGTGCGGGCGGCCTGGACCGCGGTCGTCCGGGCCTACCAGCGCGACGGGGCGATGCGGGACGACCTCCCCGCGGACGACGTGGCCCGCACCATGATCGCCGCCGCGCAGGGATTCATCGTGCAGCAGTCGCTGTTCGGGCCGGTGCCGGTCGAGGTGCTCCGCAACGGACTGCGGGCGCTGATGAGTATGGGGCGGACCAGCAAGGGGTCATGA